A portion of the Magnolia sinica isolate HGM2019 chromosome 17, MsV1, whole genome shotgun sequence genome contains these proteins:
- the LOC131231568 gene encoding cyclin-SDS-like, translating to MSSSLHSATKLATIGWSEMFNLCKNSDGEYVEFYQPLLSSILRESLVDSETSGCNSTPSVCFSLFLQYTKQLSRLSSRLEFGVSDGIEDEYSDEFTLLRFENEEHEESYKKLRNRERRHEYRHNYAKEYGPTTEYGDVVLQQRLLMVNWIIEKRELQSTSRRIGWPIWWTTNWSLNISFLFQIHCRSPGDAVVAHGKRWYPGSWLKGK from the exons ATGAGCAGCAGTCTCCATTCAGCTACAAAACTCGCGACAATTGGATGGTCAGAGATGTTCAATCTCTGTAAAAATTCGGATGGAGAGTATGTTGAGTTTTATCAGCCATTGCTTTCGTCGATCCTAAGAGAGTCGTTGGTTGATTCAGAAACATCCGGCTGTAATTCCACTCCATCAGTCTGTTTTTCACTATTTTTACAATACACGAAGCAATTGTCGAGGTTGAGCTCGCGTCTGGAATTTGGAGTGTCTGATGGAATCGAAGACGAATACTCTGATGAATTTACA CTTTTGAGGTTCGAAAATGAAGAGCATGAAGAGAGCTACAAAAAGCTCAGGAACAGGGAGAGGAGACACGAGTATCGACACAACTATGCCAAGGAATACGGCCCGACGACGGAGTATGGAGATGTTGTGCTCCAGCAGCGGCTGCTGATGGTGAATTGGATTATCGAG AAACGTGAGTTGCAATCAACTTCAAGGCGAATTGGGTGGCCAATTTGGTGGACAACTAACTGGTCTCTCAACATT AGTTTCCTTTTTCAGATACACTGTAGAAGCCCTGGAGATGCTGTTGTTGCCCATGGTAAAAGATGGTACCCAGGCTCTTGGCTCAAAGGGAAATGA